The genomic window CGGAGGCTTTCGAGGCGAACGTAACCGGCACGTCGGAAGCGCCATCGATGACCAGGGTGCCGAGCACCTTGAGCTCGATTTTCCCGTCCGACAGCGGGTCGAGGTTCCATCGGTCGGCCGACTCGACCTGGACTTCGGTGCCGGCGAGGACTCGAAGTTCGGTTCCGGCGGCGATCGTCAGGTCTCCCGTCAGGATGTACGGATCGCGATCGGGGGTCCAGACGAGGCTCGACGTGGTGATGCCGGGCACCAGGAACGCGACGGCCGGCGTCGGCGTGCTTTCCTCGCCTGTTCCGGCCTGCTTCGTGACGCGGTAATAGACCTTCTGGCCCGCCGAAACGGTCGTATCGATCCAACGGTTTTCCCGAAGAAGCGACGTCGCAACGGATGTCCAAGGGCCGGTTTCGGCGTCGGCGCGATACAGCCTGTATCCGGCGAGATCAGCCCCCGTGTCGGCGTTCCAGGTGATCTCGACCTGGCCGGAGACCGAACCGAGGCCGACCGTCAGACCCTGCGGCGGGTTGGGCCGCGCCGTCGTCAGCATCGTGAAGGTGAAATCCGAACTTTTCAAGGTCCGGCCCTGGGTATCCACGCCGACGGCGACCAGGTGATAGGTGGTCGCGGGGGTGAGGCCGGTCAGGGTGAAGCTGTGATACAGCGCATACGTCGCCACGTCGGGCGATCTGTTCTCGTAGAGCACGTTCGGGCCGTATTCCACGTGGGTGATGCACATCGTCTGCGTGTTGAACTCGATCGTTGCTTCGGACGAGGTCACGTTGATCGCCTGCAGATTGTAGATCGAGCCTTTCTGGAGCAGGGAAAACGTGATGCCCTCGACCGTCTGGCCCGCGAGCGCTTCGACCTGCCGTGACTGGGTTTCGTAGCCGTCGCGGTCCGCCGTCACGGTATAGAAGCCAGGCTCAAGCGATTCGAGCGTCCAGGCGCCCGTCGAGTCGGTATACGTCGACGCCGAAGGGACGGACACGCGCACGGCGCTGAGCGCCCGCCCGGTTCCGTCGACGACGGTGCCGCGCAGGCTTCCGTTGCTCTGCTTTTCGGACTGCAGACATCCCTGGGCGGCGAACAGAACCGCCGCCAGCACCAACACGACGAGCCATCTTCGTTGTTTCATCTGGTCCATGCGTCATCGGTTATCGGCAGGTTTCGCGGTAATCCGAATATGCATGATGCACCACCGGGCGCATCGCGATGCGCCCCTACATGCCGATTGCAACGGCATCCCGTAGGGACGGTTCGCGAACCGCCCCTACAATACACGGGGTAATTCCACACACAGCGATAGGCTCAGATACCGTATACGGGGTTTCTGGCGGGTTGCATGAGAGGGCGGAAAGGGGTAATGTAGTCGGAAACGCGCGACGTTTTCAGCCGGACGCGGCGGACCGCGCCGGTGTCGTGAAAGGAAGGGACCGAACAGTCATGATGAAGATTTCGAAGCGTGCGGACCAGATGCAGGCATCGCCGATCAGGAAGCTGATC from Candidatus Ozemobacteraceae bacterium includes these protein-coding regions:
- a CDS encoding carboxypeptidase regulatory-like domain-containing protein, producing MKQRRWLVVLVLAAVLFAAQGCLQSEKQSNGSLRGTVVDGTGRALSAVRVSVPSASTYTDSTGAWTLESLEPGFYTVTADRDGYETQSRQVEALAGQTVEGITFSLLQKGSIYNLQAINVTSSEATIEFNTQTMCITHVEYGPNVLYENRSPDVATYALYHSFTLTGLTPATTYHLVAVGVDTQGRTLKSSDFTFTMLTTARPNPPQGLTVGLGSVSGQVEITWNADTGADLAGYRLYRADAETGPWTSVATSLLRENRWIDTTVSAGQKVYYRVTKQAGTGEESTPTPAVAFLVPGITTSSLVWTPDRDPYILTGDLTIAAGTELRVLAGTEVQVESADRWNLDPLSDGKIELKVLGTLVIDGASDVPVTFASKASAPQAGDWTGITFAPTSNLSASAITGLCLSFARDGINGERGLPRVVSDCVIRNCSESGIECRDARQAVTVKSCMVETCHSGINIASNSQTVEIASCTIDRCYYGIIARDNTSAQVLDNIVRFWSVSGLDLGNIGSTSLAKGNLVAPGSNGTAVILRGKDMLRRNTLQGQIGIEISGAAQATIYSNLVLADRSRNSIGLLYRGDTTFSNLVQVISGNCIWNVTDAALRYRGADGLALAVGGIDVVLAEIGLQGGNPFQELTTSGFSYVPSSGSQLENRGFGGEDIGAFDVP